Proteins found in one Geomonas subterranea genomic segment:
- a CDS encoding methyl-accepting chemotaxis protein — translation MRAIRDLKVGIKLAAGFACVAIIAVVIGFIGIRVTNNLNAEGKRTYETVTVPLGDLAGMSVSFQRVRINVRDAVEATDPALRQRYVDTTAALRQNISERAARYEKTITTNEERGLFRDFVQARSVYLGYVEKILTLDGAGRDAEARELLHGAGKEAALKQQELLDKLMVAKELQGKTTARNNELAAASAARSIAVLLALGLVLALVLGVVITRMITRPLDKAVQVANRLAEGDLTVEVVVDSRDETGQLQQAMGHMVQSLKALVSQTVQISSSIASASTQLQGTSAQIATGAEEVASQTGTVATGSEEMAATSADIARNCVLAAEASRQSSDSANQGARVVQETIAGMEEIAGRVRRTSKTVEALGHRSEEIGDIVGTIEDIADQTNLLALNAAIEAARAGEQGRGFAVVADEVRALAERTSKATKEIGTMIKAIQGETRDAVRAMDEGVQEAEKGAASSQRSGQALEDILRCISEVSLQVSQIATAAEEQTATTTEVTSNIQQITDVVQHTARGAEETAMAAAQLAQQADELQTLVARFRIA, via the coding sequence ATGAGAGCGATCAGAGATCTTAAAGTAGGCATAAAGCTGGCGGCGGGGTTCGCCTGCGTGGCCATCATAGCGGTGGTCATCGGCTTCATCGGCATAAGAGTCACCAACAACCTCAACGCGGAAGGGAAAAGGACCTACGAGACGGTGACCGTTCCCCTGGGGGATCTGGCGGGGATGTCGGTCTCGTTCCAGCGGGTCCGGATCAACGTGCGCGACGCGGTGGAGGCGACCGATCCGGCGCTGCGCCAGCGTTACGTGGATACCACGGCGGCGCTGCGCCAGAACATCTCCGAGCGCGCCGCACGCTACGAGAAAACGATCACCACCAACGAGGAGCGGGGGCTGTTCCGAGACTTCGTCCAGGCGAGATCGGTGTACCTTGGGTACGTGGAAAAGATACTCACGCTCGATGGCGCCGGGCGCGACGCCGAGGCCAGGGAACTCCTGCACGGCGCCGGCAAGGAGGCCGCACTGAAGCAGCAGGAGCTGCTGGACAAGCTGATGGTGGCCAAGGAACTGCAGGGTAAGACCACCGCGCGCAACAACGAGCTGGCAGCCGCCTCGGCCGCGCGCTCCATCGCCGTGCTCCTGGCGCTGGGGCTCGTACTCGCCCTGGTGCTCGGCGTGGTGATAACGAGGATGATCACCCGGCCGCTGGACAAGGCGGTGCAGGTGGCGAACCGGCTGGCAGAGGGGGACCTGACCGTCGAGGTGGTGGTCGATTCCAGGGATGAAACCGGACAGCTGCAGCAGGCCATGGGGCACATGGTGCAGAGCCTCAAGGCGCTCGTCTCACAGACCGTCCAGATCTCCAGCAGCATCGCTTCGGCTTCCACCCAGCTGCAGGGGACCTCGGCTCAGATCGCCACCGGCGCGGAGGAAGTCGCCTCCCAGACCGGGACCGTGGCCACCGGCAGCGAGGAGATGGCCGCCACCAGCGCGGACATCGCCCGCAATTGCGTCCTGGCCGCCGAGGCGTCCCGCCAGTCCAGCGACTCCGCGAACCAGGGGGCCAGGGTGGTGCAGGAAACCATCGCCGGCATGGAGGAGATCGCCGGCCGGGTGCGCCGGACATCGAAGACGGTCGAGGCGCTGGGGCACCGGTCAGAGGAGATCGGCGACATCGTCGGGACCATCGAGGACATCGCGGACCAGACCAACCTCCTCGCGTTGAACGCGGCCATCGAGGCGGCGCGGGCCGGAGAGCAGGGGCGCGGCTTCGCCGTGGTGGCCGACGAGGTCCGGGCCCTGGCCGAGAGGACCAGCAAGGCGACCAAGGAGATCGGCACCATGATCAAGGCGATCCAGGGGGAGACCCGCGACGCGGTGCGCGCCATGGACGAAGGGGTGCAGGAGGCCGAGAAGGGGGCCGCCTCGTCCCAGCGCTCCGGGCAGGCACTGGAAGACATCCTCAGGTGCATCAGCGAGGTGTCCCTGCAGGTGAGCCAGATAGCGACCGCCGCCGAGGAACAGACGGCCACCACGACCGAGGTCACCTCCAACATCCAGCAGATCACCGACGTGGTGCAGCACACCGCGCGCGGCGCCGAGGAAACCGCCATGGCCGCGGCGCAGCTGGCCCAGCAGGCGGACGAGCTGCAGACGCTGGTGGCCCGGTTCAGGATCGCCTAG
- a CDS encoding CheR family methyltransferase yields the protein MFCRNVMIYFSPSCQQLLVETLSRLLAPGGHLFTGDAEPLHLFSHDLAAVPDASCLVYRKLENL from the coding sequence GTGTTTTGCCGCAACGTCATGATCTACTTCTCCCCCAGCTGCCAGCAGCTCCTCGTGGAGACCCTCTCGCGGCTCCTGGCGCCGGGGGGGCACCTTTTCACCGGCGACGCCGAACCGCTGCACCTTTTCAGTCACGACCTCGCGGCGGTCCCCGATGCCAGCTGTCTCGTCTACAGGAAATTGGAGAACCTATAA
- a CDS encoding HEAT repeat domain-containing protein, producing MLLPNDAPGAQSLPLQDCSLPELLLLVGDAERGRKSEALDTIIGRGVQQIYPSLEAAVRDNDNADLRNGAMEVLVKLGGEAVPRLNGLLFDGDEEIRNFSAVMLGDIGSREAVEPLIRALADPDSNVSHSAAEALGKIGDRSALVPLLELLKGDFWLQYPAICAIGELRDYRAVPHLLPLLDNELLRGAVVEALGKAGDHRALYALAGILPFVEQDLARSVAVSMAAISQSLNDEMSYKNRIEAVGQQERLRQLISGRGVERLKSMLQEPGEPESSQAAAMLLGWMGELSAMDGFFQLLGDERNYQVVESAVLALGICAEGKLLGALDHDSAAVRLVALRALRWLGVPCQAAELARLLAQDDEAVQLEVLETLQSFPDESLLPQMKAMLVRGSDALAQQAAQALGRHRLGPVLELFGELAQAPDAGARRRAAMLLGCLKHGGGIENLRLLCMDDDPEVRAELVRSIGKQQVSQAVPLLCRALCDTEEPVREAAVIAAAELGEPMLLDELLALLGSGREDLDYCVIRAVGDMGARDAGSFLVNYLSQGVSRQLEYAIVETLGKLAYKEASELIRRRYLQHGDPDFRRLAVYTLGELADQESLKGVEEAVADAHWSVRIAALRVLGKIGGGRELPLLLKGINDADAMVRKHAITVLGELRNPVTVPELVALLDDPEVGRQAFEALVAFGRAGLPWLHRIMKKNYKADLRERVIDVIGKIADHKSVEPLSELLDDESEIVRLACIDALCHCYDASPLKRLIQVRKNDASAEVRTRAELALKSFAQQEYL from the coding sequence ATGCTTCTGCCCAACGATGCCCCTGGCGCCCAATCCCTTCCCTTGCAGGATTGTTCACTACCGGAGCTCCTCCTCCTGGTCGGCGACGCCGAACGCGGACGCAAGAGCGAGGCGCTGGACACCATCATCGGCCGCGGGGTGCAGCAGATCTACCCGTCCCTGGAGGCCGCCGTCCGGGACAACGACAACGCCGACCTGAGAAACGGCGCCATGGAGGTGCTGGTGAAGCTTGGGGGGGAGGCGGTCCCCCGTCTGAACGGGCTCCTCTTCGACGGCGACGAGGAGATCCGCAACTTCAGCGCGGTGATGCTCGGGGACATCGGCAGCCGCGAGGCGGTGGAGCCCCTGATACGGGCGCTGGCCGACCCGGACAGCAACGTGAGCCATTCCGCGGCCGAGGCGCTCGGCAAGATCGGCGACCGCAGCGCGCTGGTGCCGCTTTTGGAGCTTCTGAAGGGGGATTTCTGGCTGCAGTACCCCGCCATCTGCGCCATAGGCGAACTCAGGGATTACCGCGCCGTCCCCCACCTGCTGCCGCTTCTGGACAACGAGCTTTTGCGGGGCGCGGTGGTGGAGGCGCTGGGGAAGGCCGGTGACCATCGCGCCCTCTACGCGCTGGCCGGCATCCTCCCCTTCGTGGAGCAGGATCTGGCGCGCAGCGTCGCGGTCTCGATGGCGGCCATCAGCCAAAGCCTCAACGACGAGATGAGCTACAAGAACCGGATCGAGGCGGTGGGGCAGCAGGAACGGCTGCGCCAGCTGATCTCGGGGCGTGGCGTGGAGCGGCTCAAATCGATGCTGCAGGAGCCGGGTGAACCGGAGTCGTCGCAGGCGGCGGCGATGCTCCTTGGGTGGATGGGGGAGCTTTCCGCCATGGACGGGTTTTTTCAGCTCCTGGGGGACGAGCGCAACTACCAGGTGGTGGAGAGCGCCGTACTCGCCCTCGGGATATGCGCGGAAGGGAAGCTTCTGGGCGCGCTCGATCATGACAGTGCGGCCGTCCGCCTGGTGGCGCTGCGCGCGCTGCGCTGGCTCGGCGTTCCCTGCCAGGCCGCGGAACTGGCGCGCCTGCTCGCGCAGGACGACGAGGCGGTGCAGCTCGAGGTGCTGGAGACCCTGCAATCCTTTCCCGACGAGTCGCTCCTGCCGCAAATGAAGGCGATGCTCGTCAGGGGGAGCGACGCGCTGGCGCAGCAGGCGGCCCAGGCCCTGGGACGGCACCGCCTGGGGCCGGTGCTGGAGCTTTTCGGCGAGCTCGCGCAAGCCCCCGACGCCGGCGCGCGCCGCCGCGCCGCGATGCTCCTTGGCTGCCTGAAGCATGGAGGGGGGATCGAGAACCTCCGCCTGCTCTGCATGGACGACGATCCGGAGGTGCGGGCCGAGCTGGTCCGGTCCATCGGGAAGCAGCAGGTCTCCCAGGCCGTGCCGCTTTTGTGCCGCGCGCTGTGCGACACGGAGGAGCCGGTGCGCGAGGCGGCGGTCATCGCCGCCGCGGAACTGGGAGAGCCGATGCTCCTGGACGAGCTCCTGGCACTTCTGGGGAGCGGCCGCGAGGATCTCGATTACTGCGTGATCCGGGCGGTTGGCGACATGGGGGCGCGTGACGCGGGAAGTTTCCTGGTCAACTACCTCTCCCAGGGCGTTTCGCGTCAGCTGGAGTACGCCATCGTGGAAACCCTGGGGAAACTCGCTTACAAGGAGGCCTCGGAGCTGATCCGCAGGCGCTACCTGCAGCACGGCGATCCCGACTTCAGGAGACTGGCGGTCTACACCCTGGGTGAGCTGGCCGACCAGGAGTCGCTCAAGGGGGTCGAGGAAGCGGTGGCGGACGCGCACTGGAGCGTGCGCATCGCGGCCCTGCGCGTTTTGGGGAAAATCGGCGGAGGGCGCGAGCTCCCGTTGCTGCTCAAGGGGATAAACGATGCCGACGCCATGGTGCGCAAGCACGCCATCACCGTCCTCGGGGAGCTGCGCAATCCGGTCACGGTGCCGGAACTGGTGGCGCTGCTCGACGACCCGGAGGTAGGGAGGCAGGCGTTCGAGGCGCTGGTGGCGTTCGGGCGCGCCGGGCTCCCCTGGCTGCACCGCATCATGAAGAAGAACTACAAGGCGGATTTGCGCGAGCGGGTGATCGACGTCATAGGGAAGATCGCCGACCACAAGAGCGTGGAACCCCTTTCGGAGCTCCTCGACGACGAGAGCGAGATAGTCCGGCTCGCCTGCATCGACGCGCTGTGCCACTGCTACGACGCCTCCCCCTTGAAAAGGCTGATCCAGGTCAGAAAAAACGATGCGAGCGCCGAGGTAAGGACGAGGGCGGAGCTCGCCCTGAAGAGTTTCGCGCAGCAGGAATACCTCTGA
- a CDS encoding methyl-accepting chemotaxis protein — translation MLKNVRIGGRLGLGFGIMLLIVVAVGGTGYWGVRESTQTTIAMLQGDATISEHASRARANVVGLRRYEKDLFLNIGDREKEKEYLGKWGEQREHLENRLKDLEKLVVLQKEKDGIKAMKEELSAYEAGFKKIYKEIEAGRIKSPAAANVAVEPYKAGIHKFEEVSKELAEQSNERMDSKEKVMLALSRHVTLLVLSSILVSLVVGILVSFLITRSITVPINAAVEVAKTVAQGDLTVAVVVNSKDEVGELLSAMQTMVQNLMAMIGKIRGTSGEVASAAGQISANTQQLTKSAHGQASATEETSATMVQMAASIQTVAGNADALAANADEVSSSIEELGASSEQVAKSADVMASAVAETSATIEQMTVSIENVAQNAEELMSSVAETSATIEQITVSIDQVAANSQDLQKVVGDSSSTIEEMAASIRQVAKNVEEADQVAKGAAKEGNAGLEAGQQAVTAMGRVAEVIEKTSESILNLGRRSEEIGNIVKVIGEIADQTNLLALNAAIEAARAGDAGRGFAVVADEVRKLAERSMGATKEIALVIRQVQADTGESVKYGEIASQEAKNSMELITLAGNSLENIVSSIERTSTLMSDIARMTAEQSNASSQVIRAVEQMSGASDVVANAAREQAAGGRQIRIAVERMNQLTQEVTGSAKEQALGSRQIRIAVDNMNQVTSQVTIATREQSLSARQIVSAVNSMTSMTQSVANATAEQKKGGDMVVTAMDNISDITRENLSAVEQLSRAAQNLTLQAEEMTALVGTFKVN, via the coding sequence CCACCATCTCGGAACATGCCTCCCGGGCGCGGGCCAACGTGGTCGGGCTTCGGCGCTACGAGAAGGACCTTTTCCTCAACATCGGTGACCGCGAGAAAGAGAAGGAATACCTCGGGAAGTGGGGCGAGCAGCGCGAGCACCTGGAGAACCGCCTGAAGGACCTGGAGAAGCTCGTGGTCCTGCAGAAGGAGAAGGACGGGATCAAGGCGATGAAGGAGGAACTCTCCGCCTACGAGGCCGGCTTCAAGAAGATCTACAAGGAGATCGAGGCCGGGCGCATCAAGAGCCCGGCTGCGGCCAACGTCGCCGTGGAGCCGTACAAGGCGGGGATCCACAAATTCGAAGAGGTTTCCAAGGAGCTCGCCGAACAGAGCAACGAGCGGATGGACAGTAAGGAAAAGGTCATGCTTGCCCTCTCCCGGCACGTGACGCTTCTGGTCCTTTCGAGCATCCTGGTGAGCCTCGTCGTCGGCATCCTGGTGAGCTTTTTGATCACGCGCAGCATCACGGTTCCCATCAACGCGGCGGTCGAGGTGGCGAAGACCGTGGCCCAGGGGGATCTCACCGTGGCGGTCGTGGTGAACTCGAAGGACGAGGTGGGTGAACTCCTTTCAGCCATGCAAACCATGGTGCAAAACCTCATGGCCATGATCGGCAAGATCCGGGGCACCTCCGGGGAGGTGGCCTCCGCCGCCGGGCAGATTTCGGCCAACACGCAGCAGCTCACCAAGTCCGCCCACGGTCAGGCCTCGGCCACCGAGGAGACCTCGGCCACCATGGTGCAGATGGCGGCCTCGATCCAGACCGTCGCCGGCAACGCCGATGCGCTGGCGGCCAACGCGGACGAGGTTTCCTCCTCCATCGAGGAACTTGGGGCCTCCAGCGAACAGGTGGCGAAGAGCGCCGACGTGATGGCGAGCGCGGTCGCCGAGACCTCGGCCACCATCGAGCAGATGACCGTCTCCATCGAGAACGTGGCCCAAAACGCGGAGGAGCTGATGTCGTCGGTCGCGGAGACCTCGGCGACCATCGAGCAGATCACCGTCTCCATCGACCAGGTGGCGGCGAACTCCCAGGACCTGCAGAAGGTGGTGGGGGATTCCTCCTCGACCATCGAGGAGATGGCGGCCTCGATCCGTCAGGTGGCGAAAAACGTCGAGGAGGCCGACCAGGTGGCGAAGGGGGCGGCCAAGGAGGGGAACGCCGGGCTCGAGGCGGGGCAGCAGGCCGTCACCGCCATGGGGCGCGTGGCTGAGGTCATCGAGAAAACCTCCGAATCGATCCTGAACCTCGGGCGGCGTTCCGAGGAGATCGGCAACATCGTCAAGGTGATCGGCGAGATCGCCGACCAGACCAACCTGCTCGCCTTGAACGCCGCCATCGAGGCGGCGCGCGCCGGCGACGCCGGCCGCGGCTTCGCCGTGGTGGCCGACGAGGTGAGGAAGCTGGCCGAGCGGAGCATGGGGGCCACCAAGGAAATCGCCCTCGTCATCCGCCAGGTGCAGGCCGACACGGGCGAGTCGGTGAAGTACGGCGAGATCGCCTCGCAGGAGGCGAAGAACTCCATGGAACTCATCACGCTGGCCGGCAATTCGCTGGAGAACATCGTCTCCAGCATCGAGCGCACCAGCACCCTCATGTCCGACATCGCCCGCATGACCGCCGAGCAGTCCAACGCCTCCAGCCAGGTGATCCGCGCGGTGGAGCAGATGAGCGGTGCTTCCGACGTGGTTGCCAACGCAGCCCGCGAGCAGGCGGCCGGCGGGAGGCAGATCAGGATCGCCGTGGAGCGGATGAACCAGCTCACCCAGGAGGTGACCGGTTCCGCCAAGGAGCAGGCCCTTGGGAGCCGCCAGATCCGCATCGCGGTGGACAACATGAACCAGGTGACCAGCCAGGTGACCATCGCCACCCGCGAGCAGTCCCTCTCCGCGCGCCAGATCGTCTCCGCGGTGAACTCCATGACCTCCATGACCCAGTCGGTGGCCAACGCCACCGCCGAACAGAAGAAGGGGGGCGATATGGTGGTGACCGCCATGGACAACATAAGCGACATCACCCGGGAAAACCTCTCCGCCGTCGAGCAGCTCTCGCGCGCGGCCCAGAACCTCACCCTGCAGGCCGAGGAGATGACGGCGCTGGTAGGGACCTTCAAGGTGAACTGA
- a CDS encoding CheR family methyltransferase, translating to MEPGGNLAYRDVAPDPYLDRIRERVFERSRLYFAPRKLSLFRQRLETRLAQLGLADYRSYLSHLEETPAEYASLLDLMTINETFFFRNPDQFRHLRQVVLPELEMARGREMMRSWGKRDSGAGAGTMKLRILCAGCSTGEEPYTVAMTLLETLRYPKAWDIEIVAGDISKSCLKVAREGFYETERLQNIPPHLIGKYFTATAGGAVAGEELRGLVRFIPLNLNQVMGGELPRSWKRAGAGSTSCFAATS from the coding sequence ATGGAACCCGGGGGCAACCTGGCATACCGGGACGTGGCGCCGGACCCCTACCTGGACAGGATACGGGAGCGGGTTTTCGAGAGGAGCAGGCTCTACTTCGCGCCGCGCAAGCTCTCCCTTTTCAGGCAGCGGCTGGAAACCCGGCTGGCGCAACTGGGGCTGGCCGACTACCGCTCCTACCTGAGCCACCTGGAGGAGACCCCGGCGGAGTACGCCTCCCTGCTCGACTTGATGACCATCAACGAGACCTTCTTCTTCCGTAACCCCGACCAGTTCCGGCACCTGCGGCAGGTCGTGCTGCCGGAGCTGGAAATGGCGCGGGGGCGGGAGATGATGCGCTCGTGGGGGAAAAGAGACAGCGGCGCCGGCGCGGGCACCATGAAGCTGCGCATCCTCTGCGCCGGCTGCTCGACCGGCGAGGAGCCCTACACCGTCGCCATGACCCTCCTCGAGACGCTGCGCTACCCCAAGGCATGGGATATCGAGATCGTGGCCGGGGACATCAGCAAGAGCTGCCTCAAGGTGGCCCGGGAGGGATTTTACGAAACCGAGCGGCTGCAGAACATCCCCCCCCACCTGATCGGAAAATACTTCACGGCGACGGCCGGCGGCGCGGTGGCGGGGGAGGAGCTGAGGGGACTGGTGCGGTTCATTCCCCTCAACCTGAACCAGGTCATGGGGGGGGAGCTCCCCCGGAGCTGGAAACGGGCTGGGGCGGGTTCGACGTCGTGTTTTGCCGCAACGTCATGA
- a CDS encoding protein-glutamate methylesterase/protein-glutamine glutaminase gives MGDVKKKIRVLVVDDSAFVRRAIIRMFEESPDIEVVDVAGNGKSAVELARSLRPDVITLDVQMPVLDGISALEMIMEQCPAPVIMFSCLTGKGGEKTLKALDIGAVDFIDKSSAGGAMDIGALAKELTAKIKVAAGVDLEKLRGAARKPEPGPAARGGGKSRGTEVVVMGTSTGGPPALQQVLSALQPPPCPILIVQHMPAGFITSLAARLDRNSSLTVREASDGEAVVAGNVYLAPAGWHMRLRRKDGGLQVWLDPEPAGHLHCPSVDALFESAAEVCGSRSLGVVLTGMGKDGAAGARAIKMAGGRVVVETEETAIVYGMPKAVAETVSVDAAVPLYRVSDTITGMV, from the coding sequence ATGGGTGACGTGAAGAAAAAGATCCGGGTCCTGGTCGTGGACGACTCGGCCTTCGTGCGCCGGGCCATCATACGGATGTTCGAGGAGAGCCCCGACATCGAGGTGGTCGACGTCGCCGGCAACGGCAAAAGCGCCGTCGAACTCGCCAGGAGCCTGCGGCCGGACGTGATCACCCTCGACGTGCAGATGCCGGTCCTGGACGGTATCTCGGCGCTGGAGATGATCATGGAGCAGTGCCCCGCCCCCGTGATCATGTTCAGTTGCCTCACCGGCAAGGGGGGGGAGAAGACGCTGAAGGCCCTCGACATCGGGGCGGTCGACTTCATAGACAAGAGCTCCGCGGGAGGGGCGATGGACATCGGCGCCCTCGCCAAGGAGCTGACCGCGAAGATCAAGGTGGCGGCCGGCGTGGACCTGGAAAAGCTGCGCGGCGCGGCACGAAAGCCGGAGCCGGGCCCCGCCGCCCGGGGGGGCGGGAAGAGCCGCGGCACCGAGGTCGTGGTCATGGGGACGTCGACCGGCGGCCCCCCGGCGCTGCAGCAGGTGCTAAGCGCGCTCCAGCCTCCTCCCTGCCCGATCCTCATCGTGCAGCACATGCCGGCGGGATTCATCACTTCGCTGGCCGCGCGTCTGGACCGCAACAGCTCATTGACGGTGAGGGAGGCCAGCGACGGCGAGGCGGTCGTGGCGGGGAACGTCTACCTGGCCCCCGCCGGGTGGCACATGCGGCTGCGGCGCAAGGACGGGGGGCTCCAGGTATGGCTCGACCCGGAGCCCGCCGGGCACCTGCATTGCCCGTCGGTCGACGCGCTCTTCGAATCCGCCGCCGAGGTCTGCGGCAGCCGCTCCCTGGGGGTCGTCCTGACCGGGATGGGTAAGGACGGCGCGGCCGGCGCACGGGCCATCAAGATGGCCGGGGGACGGGTCGTCGTCGAGACGGAGGAGACGGCCATCGTCTACGGCATGCCCAAGGCGGTCGCGGAAACCGTCAGCGTGGACGCCGCGGTCCCCCTGTACCGGGTCTCGGACACCATAACCGGCATGGTCTAG
- a CDS encoding sigma-54-dependent transcriptional regulator, which yields MPHTTKILAVDDEPVFRFLLERQLCEIGYEVVSAVDGMQALEILERQPVDLVLSDLVMPRMDGLQLIGEAQKRHPETPIIVVTAHGSVESAVEAMRRGAYDYLEKPYDPEDLRITIQRALDYHRVVRENEQIKGLLTERYTFQSIVTVNPAMKQVLELASRVAAARQTTVAIYGESGSGKEVLARAIHFAGKGLPAEFVAVNCAAIPEHLMESELFGHVRGAFTGADRDREGKFSLARKGTILLDEIGDMPLSLQAKLLRVLQERAFEKIGSNTPIPVDCRVIVATNRSLAGLVAAGRFREDLYHRVNVFPLTIPPLCQRKDDIPILCGHILEQLRQHLGKPLPGISQQAMDLMLDYRWPGNVRELRNCLERAAILTDNEMIRPVHLGLAGTEPEPVRSASDGTRVSYHLSLPEGELSLEALTGQILNLTLERCGGNKSKAAQLLKVNRKAFYRS from the coding sequence ATGCCTCACACCACCAAGATCCTTGCCGTCGACGACGAACCCGTGTTCCGTTTCCTGCTGGAACGTCAACTGTGCGAGATCGGCTACGAGGTCGTCAGCGCCGTCGACGGGATGCAGGCGCTGGAGATCCTCGAACGGCAGCCGGTCGACCTGGTGCTCTCCGACCTGGTCATGCCGAGGATGGACGGCCTGCAACTCATCGGGGAGGCGCAGAAACGGCACCCGGAAACGCCCATCATCGTCGTCACGGCGCACGGCAGCGTTGAGAGCGCGGTGGAGGCGATGCGGCGCGGCGCCTACGATTACCTGGAGAAGCCCTACGACCCCGAGGACCTGCGCATCACCATCCAGCGCGCCCTCGACTACCACCGCGTCGTGCGGGAAAACGAGCAGATCAAGGGGCTTTTAACCGAGCGCTACACCTTCCAGAGCATCGTGACGGTGAACCCCGCCATGAAGCAGGTGCTGGAGCTCGCCTCGCGGGTGGCAGCCGCGCGGCAGACCACGGTGGCGATCTACGGGGAGAGCGGTTCCGGCAAGGAGGTGCTGGCGCGCGCCATCCATTTCGCCGGCAAGGGACTTCCCGCCGAATTCGTGGCGGTGAACTGCGCCGCCATCCCCGAGCACCTGATGGAGAGCGAGCTCTTCGGGCACGTGCGCGGCGCCTTCACCGGCGCCGACCGCGACCGGGAGGGGAAGTTCAGCCTGGCCCGGAAGGGGACCATCCTCCTGGACGAGATCGGTGACATGCCTCTTTCACTGCAGGCGAAGCTTTTGCGCGTGCTCCAGGAGCGGGCCTTCGAGAAGATCGGCAGCAACACCCCCATTCCCGTTGACTGCCGCGTGATCGTCGCCACCAACCGCAGCCTCGCCGGGCTGGTCGCGGCGGGACGCTTCCGCGAGGACCTCTACCACCGCGTCAACGTCTTCCCCCTGACCATCCCGCCGCTTTGCCAGAGAAAGGACGACATACCGATCCTGTGCGGCCACATCCTGGAGCAGCTGCGCCAGCACCTGGGGAAACCGCTGCCGGGGATCTCGCAGCAGGCCATGGACCTGATGCTCGACTACCGCTGGCCGGGCAACGTGCGCGAGCTGCGCAACTGCCTCGAGCGGGCGGCCATTCTCACCGACAACGAGATGATCCGTCCCGTGCACCTGGGGCTGGCGGGGACGGAGCCGGAGCCGGTGCGAAGCGCGAGTGACGGGACCAGGGTGAGTTACCATCTCTCCCTCCCGGAAGGGGAGTTGTCGTTGGAAGCCCTCACCGGGCAGATCCTGAACCTGACCCTCGAGCGTTGCGGCGGCAACAAGTCGAAGGCGGCGCAGCTTCTCAAGGTGAACCGGAAAGCCTTCTACCGTTCGTGA
- a CDS encoding CheR family methyltransferase — protein sequence MPLEKVVMQAEEFRLIKEHVAAFAGLVLEEGTQRGLATKLLPRLEELRLRNFTDYYCYLKFSPGRDAEWRRLVPLLTNNETYFFRESSQLSVLAQEVLPALKEAKLAAGERSIRILSAGCSSGEEVYTLAMLLLESGCFSWDWDVRITGLDIDERVLDAARQGVYTERSFWATEPHLVQRYLKRHGDKFVVRPMLRKWTGFTQGNLLDLASVAGERFDIIICRNVLIYFGDDNVKRVLDNFGALQPPGGYLFLGHSESLARTQASYLPLRFPGAIIYRKRG from the coding sequence ATGCCTCTGGAGAAGGTCGTCATGCAGGCCGAGGAGTTCAGGCTCATCAAGGAACACGTGGCCGCCTTCGCCGGGCTGGTGCTTGAGGAAGGGACGCAGAGGGGGCTGGCAACGAAGCTCTTGCCCCGGCTGGAGGAGTTGCGGCTGCGCAACTTCACCGACTATTACTGCTACCTCAAGTTCTCCCCCGGCAGGGACGCGGAATGGCGGCGCCTCGTTCCCCTTCTCACCAACAACGAGACCTATTTCTTCAGGGAATCGTCCCAGCTCTCCGTCCTCGCGCAGGAGGTGCTGCCGGCGCTCAAGGAGGCGAAACTGGCCGCCGGCGAGCGCTCCATCCGCATCCTCTCCGCCGGCTGCTCGAGCGGCGAGGAGGTCTACACCCTGGCCATGCTCCTTCTGGAGTCGGGGTGCTTCTCCTGGGACTGGGACGTGCGCATCACCGGTCTCGACATCGACGAGCGGGTACTGGACGCGGCCCGGCAGGGGGTCTACACTGAGCGCTCGTTCTGGGCCACGGAGCCGCACCTGGTGCAGAGGTACCTGAAGCGCCACGGCGACAAGTTCGTGGTCAGGCCGATGCTTAGGAAATGGACCGGCTTCACGCAGGGGAACCTCCTCGACCTGGCGAGCGTGGCGGGGGAGCGTTTCGACATCATCATTTGCCGCAACGTCCTCATCTACTTCGGGGACGACAACGTGAAGCGGGTGCTGGACAACTTCGGCGCCCTCCAGCCGCCGGGGGGGTACCTCTTCCTCGGGCATTCGGAATCCCTTGCCAGGACGCAGGCGTCTTACCTGCCGCTTCGTTTTCCGGGCGCCATCATCTATCGGAAGAGGGGGTGA